Proteins encoded in a region of the Syntrophorhabdales bacterium genome:
- a CDS encoding C39 family peptidase yields MILASRVNRLAGCGMIACLCVLLLSAGCARTARVPDGAVTVIQVPFFAQEEFQCGPAALATVIDYWHTKTGSGKNLTPEEIASDIYSPSARGVLGMDMERYARKQGFRAEHVAGSIDKLKENIDAGIPSIVLVDYGILVYQRNHFMVVKGYLSDGVLVNSGREEGKFIGNQELLSVWKKTAYWMLLVKP; encoded by the coding sequence ATGCTTGTGTGTGCTGCTTCTCTCTGCCGGATGCGCGAGAACCGCCCGCGTTCCTGACGGGGCGGTGACAGTTATCCAGGTGCCCTTCTTTGCGCAGGAGGAGTTCCAGTGCGGTCCTGCGGCTCTTGCAACGGTGATCGATTACTGGCATACGAAAACGGGAAGCGGAAAGAACCTGACCCCCGAAGAGATCGCTTCGGATATCTACAGTCCCTCTGCACGGGGCGTGCTCGGCATGGACATGGAGCGGTACGCCCGTAAACAGGGCTTTCGGGCAGAGCATGTTGCGGGTTCCATTGATAAACTGAAAGAGAACATTGATGCAGGCATCCCATCGATCGTTCTGGTCGATTACGGGATACTCGTCTACCAGCGCAACCATTTCATGGTGGTCAAAGGCTATTTGTCCGATGGCGTTCTGGTCAACTCGGGCCGGGAAGAGGGCAAGTTTATCGGGAACCAGGAACTTCTCAGCGTATGGAAGAAAACCGCATATTGGATGCTTCTCGTAAAGCCCTGA
- a CDS encoding tetratricopeptide repeat protein has translation MALTLCALSCTLPRVAILHDPLTPEEHVNLGVAYERKGELDAALEQYEAASKKLPVAYLYMGNVYFQKNDTKEAEKAYRNAIQKTRDARAYNNLAWLYYTRDEHLEEAEKLARKAVELNPDADDFRDTLQKIIEKRSSRGERK, from the coding sequence TTGGCGCTTACACTTTGCGCTCTCTCCTGCACTCTGCCCAGGGTAGCCATTCTGCACGATCCTCTCACGCCCGAAGAGCACGTCAATCTTGGTGTCGCCTACGAAAGAAAGGGTGAACTGGATGCGGCGCTGGAGCAGTATGAGGCTGCTTCCAAAAAGTTACCCGTTGCCTACCTGTACATGGGAAATGTTTACTTTCAAAAAAACGACACAAAGGAGGCAGAGAAGGCCTACCGGAATGCCATACAGAAGACGAGAGACGCGCGGGCTTATAACAATCTCGCCTGGCTCTACTACACGCGGGACGAACATCTGGAGGAAGCGGAGAAGCTGGCGCGAAAGGCAGTGGAACTGAATCCCGATGCAGACGATTTCAGGGATACGCTGCAGAAGATAATTGAAAAACGTTCTTCACGCGGCGAGAGGAAATAG
- a CDS encoding SAM-dependent chlorinase/fluorinase yields the protein MKVITLLTDFGVKDPYVGVMKGVILSINPDAHIVDITHEIEPQDVTEGSFLIRESYPFFSKGSVHVCVVDPTVGSNRRAVALEHDGHFFVGPDNGMFSPVIDKNSPVYQITNKKYMRREVSGTFHGRDIFAPVAAHLSLGLDPAVLGRNLDDPVLLSGWEPTVKGRTLTGKVVRFDRFGNALSNITVEAFNKFIRGRRFQISLRDMRFKKLSRSYYESPVTCVVGSSGNLEFGLFKGNLAQERAINKGDRISVTLLRR from the coding sequence GTGAAAGTCATAACGCTGCTCACTGATTTCGGTGTGAAGGATCCTTACGTCGGGGTTATGAAAGGGGTTATTCTTTCCATAAATCCTGACGCCCACATTGTCGACATAACCCACGAGATCGAACCGCAGGATGTGACAGAAGGCTCTTTCCTGATAAGGGAATCCTATCCTTTCTTCAGCAAAGGCTCAGTGCACGTGTGCGTGGTGGACCCGACCGTGGGAAGTAACAGGCGTGCTGTAGCGCTGGAGCATGACGGTCACTTTTTCGTCGGTCCGGATAACGGTATGTTCAGCCCGGTAATCGACAAAAACAGCCCTGTTTACCAGATCACAAACAAGAAGTACATGCGCAGGGAAGTATCGGGCACCTTCCACGGCCGCGACATTTTTGCACCGGTCGCAGCCCACCTCTCTTTAGGGCTTGATCCCGCGGTACTAGGAAGGAACCTGGACGATCCTGTTCTTCTATCAGGCTGGGAGCCCACGGTCAAGGGACGCACTCTGACCGGAAAGGTAGTGCGATTTGACCGATTCGGCAACGCGCTTTCAAACATCACGGTTGAAGCATTCAACAAGTTTATCAGGGGGCGCCGTTTTCAGATCTCGCTGCGCGACATGCGTTTTAAGAAGCTCTCCAGAAGCTATTACGAGAGTCCCGTCACCTGTGTCGTAGGAAGCTCCGGAAACCTGGAATTCGGTCTCTTCAAAGGAAATCTGGCGCAGGAAAGAGCAATCAACAAAGGTGACAGAATAAGCGTCACCCTGCTGCGCCGCTGA
- the mtnA gene encoding S-methyl-5-thioribose-1-phosphate isomerase yields the protein MIDHIIWKGSQLYLLDQRHLPFKKSYVKCRTLQDITKAIKNMTIRGAPLIGIVAAYGVYLGFRDILHRRKRITDADVNAVYQALKATRPTAVNLTWALDRMLSTYRQYRNSNDLSDYLLHAATAIHAEDIDNNRKLGRYGAELIDDGDLILTHCNAGALATGGYGTALGVIRAAHEAGKRIRVIATETRPYLQGARLTAWELHEEGIDVEIVPDNHVGLLCARNVVNKVIVGADRIAGNGDVANKVGTYMIALAAREHAIPFYVAAPLSTFDRTVQSGGQITIEERSGKEVTCLLGRQLTLKQIKGCYYGFDITPARFITYIITENGILEKPFRKYIKLLFTGKRESHNAAH from the coding sequence ATGATAGACCATATCATCTGGAAAGGGAGCCAGCTTTATCTTCTCGACCAGCGCCATCTGCCCTTCAAGAAATCCTACGTGAAGTGCAGGACTCTTCAGGATATAACGAAGGCCATCAAGAACATGACTATCAGGGGGGCGCCTCTCATAGGCATTGTGGCTGCGTATGGAGTGTATCTGGGGTTCCGCGACATCCTGCACAGGCGAAAGCGGATCACCGATGCGGACGTGAACGCTGTCTACCAGGCCCTCAAGGCTACGCGCCCAACCGCAGTTAATCTGACGTGGGCGCTCGACAGAATGCTCAGCACGTATCGCCAGTACCGCAACTCGAATGACCTTTCCGATTATCTGCTGCACGCCGCTACGGCAATCCACGCGGAAGACATTGACAATAACCGGAAGCTTGGCCGCTACGGTGCAGAGCTTATCGATGATGGAGATCTCATATTGACGCATTGCAATGCGGGCGCTCTGGCCACGGGCGGTTACGGAACAGCCCTGGGAGTGATTCGGGCCGCGCATGAAGCCGGCAAACGTATCCGCGTGATAGCAACGGAGACAAGACCCTACCTGCAGGGCGCCAGACTTACCGCCTGGGAGCTACACGAAGAGGGGATCGACGTGGAGATCGTGCCCGACAACCACGTGGGCTTGCTTTGTGCGCGAAACGTGGTGAACAAGGTTATCGTCGGGGCCGACAGGATAGCAGGCAACGGTGACGTGGCTAACAAGGTGGGGACCTACATGATAGCGCTCGCGGCGCGCGAACATGCTATCCCCTTTTATGTTGCGGCACCACTTTCTACCTTCGACCGGACCGTCCAAAGCGGTGGACAGATCACGATAGAGGAGAGGTCGGGTAAGGAGGTAACCTGCCTTCTGGGGCGCCAGCTAACGCTCAAACAGATTAAGGGCTGCTATTACGGCTTCGACATCACCCCCGCCCGATTCATCACCTACATCATCACCGAAAACGGCATCCTGGAGAAACCGTTCCGCAAATACATCAAGCTGCTTTTTACCGGTAAACGTGAAAGTCATAACGCTGCTCACTGA
- the gatB gene encoding Asp-tRNA(Asn)/Glu-tRNA(Gln) amidotransferase subunit GatB → MDNRAYEGVIGLEVHAHLLTKSKIFCGSSAEFGSEPNSHTCPTCMGLPGALPVLNKKVVDFAIKAGLATHCTINRKSIFARKNYFYPDLPKGYQISQYEEPICTDGYLDLLENGDKKRIRIKRIHMEEDAGKLVHESTIETSSYSMVDFNRSSVPLLEIVSEPDMRTPEEAVLYLRMLRDILVYLEICDGNMEEGSFRCDANVSVRKKGDQAFGTRAELKNLNSFRSIERALEYEITRQIELLESGGQVVQETRLFNTSEEVTYSMRGKEEAHDYRYFPDPDLVPLMVDEGWVESMRGELPELPAEKMERFMRQYGLPRYDVEILAGEKTLAAYFEEAVGFFPEAKTVSNWIMSELLRELNEGGTSAKDAPFRPTQLGELLQLIKDGVISGKMGKEIFPDIYKQGASPKKYIEEKGLIQISDASALEATIDKVLAQSPKEVAEFKAGKEKLLGFFVGQVMKETKGKANPKLLNELLLRRLKSS, encoded by the coding sequence ATGGACAATCGTGCTTATGAAGGCGTTATTGGTCTCGAGGTGCATGCGCACCTCCTCACGAAGAGCAAGATCTTCTGCGGCAGCTCCGCAGAGTTCGGGAGTGAGCCCAACAGTCACACCTGTCCTACCTGCATGGGGCTGCCCGGCGCTCTTCCGGTCCTGAACAAGAAGGTGGTCGATTTCGCCATCAAGGCAGGGCTGGCAACGCATTGCACCATCAATCGCAAAAGTATCTTCGCCAGGAAAAATTACTTCTATCCGGACCTGCCCAAGGGGTATCAGATCTCCCAGTACGAAGAGCCCATTTGCACGGACGGCTACCTCGATCTCCTCGAAAACGGCGACAAGAAGAGGATCCGCATAAAGAGGATCCACATGGAGGAAGACGCCGGCAAACTTGTGCACGAATCGACTATCGAGACAAGCAGCTACAGCATGGTCGATTTCAACAGATCGAGCGTTCCTCTTCTGGAGATCGTCAGTGAACCCGATATGCGCACGCCTGAAGAGGCCGTGCTCTACCTCAGGATGCTGCGCGACATACTTGTCTACCTGGAGATTTGCGATGGCAACATGGAGGAAGGAAGCTTCCGCTGCGATGCCAACGTCTCGGTTCGCAAGAAAGGAGACCAGGCGTTCGGCACCAGGGCTGAGCTGAAGAACCTCAACTCCTTCCGCTCTATAGAAAGAGCCCTCGAGTACGAAATAACCCGCCAGATAGAGTTGCTGGAAAGCGGCGGACAGGTAGTACAGGAAACCCGTCTTTTCAACACGTCGGAAGAAGTCACTTATTCCATGCGCGGAAAAGAGGAGGCGCATGATTACAGATATTTTCCCGATCCCGACCTCGTGCCGTTGATGGTCGACGAGGGTTGGGTAGAGAGCATGCGGGGTGAACTCCCCGAGCTTCCCGCAGAAAAAATGGAACGATTCATGCGGCAGTATGGACTCCCGCGGTATGATGTCGAAATTCTTGCTGGAGAAAAGACCCTCGCCGCGTACTTCGAGGAAGCGGTCGGCTTCTTTCCGGAGGCAAAGACGGTGAGCAACTGGATCATGAGCGAGCTGTTGCGAGAATTGAATGAAGGAGGCACCTCCGCCAAGGACGCGCCTTTCAGGCCGACGCAGCTCGGTGAGCTTCTTCAGCTCATAAAAGACGGCGTCATCAGCGGGAAGATGGGCAAGGAGATCTTTCCTGACATTTACAAGCAGGGCGCGTCCCCCAAGAAGTATATCGAGGAAAAAGGGCTCATACAAATATCGGATGCATCGGCGCTCGAAGCCACGATCGATAAAGTGCTGGCGCAATCTCCCAAGGAGGTGGCAGAATTCAAGGCCGGCAAGGAAAAGCTTCTTGGGTTCTTCGTTGGGCAGGTGATGAAAGAGACGAAGGGCAAGGCGAATCCGAAGCTGCTCAACGAACTCCTGTTGAGGAGATTGAAAAGCTCATGA
- a CDS encoding single-stranded DNA-binding protein, producing the protein MSYVNKVILIGRLGRDPEVRYTADGTPVATFTMATTETRKNKDGTKNEKTEWHRIVAWRKLGEVAGEYLKKGRLVYIEGSIQSREFEGRDGVKRRTYEIVASAMKMLGQGGGSSPDDRKGADFSEPTDIDFPPEKDDDIPL; encoded by the coding sequence ATGTCGTACGTTAACAAGGTAATCCTCATTGGCAGACTCGGCAGAGATCCCGAAGTTCGCTATACGGCGGACGGCACCCCTGTTGCGACGTTCACGATGGCAACAACGGAAACAAGGAAGAACAAAGACGGGACAAAGAACGAAAAAACGGAATGGCATCGCATCGTAGCCTGGAGAAAGCTTGGCGAGGTGGCGGGCGAATATCTGAAGAAAGGCAGACTTGTTTATATCGAAGGGAGTATTCAGAGCCGCGAATTTGAGGGCCGGGACGGTGTGAAGAGAAGAACGTACGAGATTGTGGCATCTGCAATGAAGATGCTGGGACAGGGCGGTGGCAGCAGTCCTGATGACCGAAAAGGGGCTGATTTTTCTGAACCCACAGATATAGATTTTCCGCCTGAAAAGGATGACGACATACCGCTTTGA
- a CDS encoding transglutaminase-like domain-containing protein, giving the protein MTKKVFISILVLCTFAVFLTLKLRDLHQPPKDRLELSARYMAQSGSQETTYGVYVRNLRVGHLKRIILPAQNGYKILEEARMNIKFLDEKSELSMKLFGDVDDQFRIRTFLFQINSGKDVIDIKGELQNGEVVVSMNASGRSNIYRLPMKEPPILVSAVIPYLVKTGFSEETRKAVSIPIFDPSTLASYDATIDLLGWEKVNVADESIRAFHVKTVFKGLELHGWVDEGGSVIKEVSPLGLTIQKERGGKQETDFFDARLFSSVETTGTIRDPRRTVYLAAKVDAKETLKKVIGRYYNLKGDLLAIDAGKALMLDLDPSRYLSPSAFVNSDDNEIRAAARSIVQQGQTQKEKVQAIEEWVYKTVKKVPTFSLPTAKDVFAKRAGDCNEHAVLFASLARASGVPCAIASGMVYASGGFYYHAWNLVNIDGAWMPVDSTFGQFPADATHIVLAVGDISDAIEIMQFLTNIRMQVVEAR; this is encoded by the coding sequence TTGACGAAGAAAGTATTCATCAGCATTCTGGTTCTCTGCACGTTCGCCGTATTCCTTACGCTCAAATTGAGGGATTTGCATCAACCACCAAAGGACAGGCTGGAGCTGTCCGCCAGGTACATGGCGCAGAGCGGGTCCCAGGAGACCACGTACGGCGTCTATGTCAGGAATCTCAGGGTGGGGCATCTGAAGCGTATCATACTGCCGGCACAAAACGGCTATAAAATTCTCGAAGAAGCACGGATGAACATAAAGTTTCTTGACGAGAAAAGCGAACTCTCCATGAAACTGTTCGGAGATGTGGATGATCAGTTTCGTATTCGGACCTTTCTCTTCCAGATCAATTCAGGGAAAGACGTGATTGATATCAAAGGGGAACTGCAGAACGGCGAAGTGGTGGTCAGCATGAATGCAAGCGGCCGCTCAAATATCTATCGCCTCCCCATGAAAGAACCGCCCATCCTAGTCTCCGCTGTCATTCCGTACCTGGTGAAAACGGGTTTCAGCGAAGAAACCAGGAAAGCCGTCAGCATTCCCATCTTTGATCCTTCTACGCTTGCCAGCTACGATGCAACCATCGATCTTCTTGGCTGGGAGAAGGTGAATGTGGCTGACGAATCAATCAGGGCCTTCCATGTAAAGACGGTATTCAAGGGCCTGGAACTCCACGGCTGGGTGGATGAGGGAGGCTCTGTGATCAAAGAGGTGAGCCCCCTTGGACTGACTATTCAAAAAGAGAGAGGGGGTAAACAGGAGACTGACTTTTTCGATGCCCGCCTCTTCTCGTCGGTGGAAACTACTGGAACGATCCGGGATCCCCGGCGCACAGTTTATCTCGCTGCAAAAGTAGACGCCAAAGAGACGCTCAAGAAAGTAATCGGGCGCTACTACAATCTTAAAGGCGATTTACTGGCGATAGATGCGGGGAAGGCCTTGATGCTCGATCTTGACCCGTCCCGATACCTTTCCCCGTCTGCGTTCGTCAACAGTGACGACAACGAAATAAGAGCAGCAGCACGTTCGATAGTGCAGCAGGGGCAGACGCAAAAGGAGAAGGTGCAGGCGATTGAGGAATGGGTCTACAAGACGGTGAAGAAGGTCCCCACTTTTTCCCTGCCCACGGCCAAGGATGTTTTCGCGAAGAGAGCAGGAGACTGTAATGAGCACGCGGTCCTCTTTGCGTCGTTGGCGAGGGCGTCGGGCGTGCCCTGTGCGATTGCTTCGGGGATGGTCTATGCGTCCGGAGGCTTCTACTACCACGCATGGAATCTGGTTAATATTGACGGCGCATGGATGCCTGTCGACAGCACCTTCGGACAATTCCCGGCGGACGCCACGCATATCGTGCTCGCGGTTGGAGATATTTCGGACGCTATAGAGATCATGCAGTTCCTGACCAACATCAGGATGCAGGTGGTGGAAGCCCGATGA
- a CDS encoding ABC transporter ATP-binding protein yields the protein MIALKNVSKRYGDVLALDRINLEVAGGEIYGLIGPNGAGKTTTIKLLVGLLKPSSGQVLVNNVDVQQEALTAKKVLGYIPDEPFLYGRLTPLELMDFKGSLHGMARGDLERRKEELLKLVGLADHRHDLIESFSLGMRQRLAISVALLPDPSVIVVDEPLVGLDPAGMRRVKEIFVDLARQGRTLFISTHMLHVVEEIADRVGVLNRGVLVAEGPLDALKTAQDERLESVFFRLFSEEIR from the coding sequence ATGATAGCGCTGAAGAACGTGAGCAAAAGGTATGGTGATGTACTGGCGCTTGACCGGATAAACCTTGAGGTGGCAGGAGGAGAAATCTACGGGCTGATCGGACCGAACGGAGCAGGCAAAACTACGACCATAAAGCTGCTCGTCGGCCTTCTCAAGCCTTCCAGCGGGCAGGTTCTCGTTAACAACGTTGACGTGCAGCAAGAGGCTCTGACTGCAAAAAAGGTGCTTGGTTACATACCCGACGAGCCATTCCTTTACGGAAGGTTGACGCCCCTCGAACTGATGGATTTCAAGGGAAGCCTTCACGGCATGGCTCGTGGCGATCTGGAGCGCCGGAAGGAAGAGCTCCTCAAGCTGGTGGGTCTCGCGGATCACCGTCACGACTTGATCGAGAGCTTTTCACTGGGCATGAGACAACGCCTTGCAATCTCTGTCGCCCTCCTTCCCGATCCCTCTGTCATCGTGGTTGATGAGCCGCTGGTGGGCCTTGATCCTGCGGGTATGCGACGGGTCAAAGAGATTTTTGTCGATCTTGCACGACAGGGCAGGACGCTCTTCATATCGACGCATATGCTCCACGTCGTCGAAGAGATTGCCGACCGGGTGGGTGTGCTCAACAGGGGCGTTCTCGTCGCAGAAGGCCCCCTCGATGCGCTCAAAACTGCGCAGGACGAACGACTGGAATCAGTCTTCTTCCGTCTTTTTTCGGAAGAGATACGATGA
- the hflX gene encoding GTPase HflX, with the protein MFQISREISRQVGLLINRRGVVDAVIVGGKERIEIPPLSTDRTGRARFRGIRFIHTHLGGELLSREDLTDLALLQLDLVACIAQTRGESIETIHIGYLVPENRKGQAWDFIGPLPADELEVNFTEFITELENEFLRERGRYYATKGGEERTILVVVAAPGRHKNVEERILELKDLARSAGLSVIDVAVQRPKELDPKHLIGKGKMEELVIKGQQLGADVLIFDEELSPSQLRSVSELTELKVLDRNQLILDIFAARARTSEAKIQVELAQLKYILPRLGEKETALSRLTGGIGGRGPGETKLEVNRRRTRERIASLEKKLGEIRGVRQRKRERRKRSEIPVVSIVGYTNSGKSTLLNLLTKSRVEVEDKPFSTLTPTSRLIKYPHPKNIIVTDTVGFIEDLPKVLLRAFVATLEELDDATLLLHLVDISSPDVEERINTVDRILAGLNLSDKRKLLVFNKIDKVEDSFTRMMEVRYGAASVSSLTGEGIDQLLRAIEMEVDTSLFAHNVVR; encoded by the coding sequence ATGTTCCAGATCTCGCGCGAGATATCGCGTCAGGTCGGGCTTCTCATCAACAGAAGGGGGGTTGTGGACGCGGTAATCGTTGGGGGGAAGGAGCGCATCGAAATCCCTCCGCTTTCCACGGACAGAACGGGAAGGGCCCGATTCAGGGGCATCCGCTTTATCCATACGCACCTTGGAGGCGAGCTCCTTTCAAGGGAAGATTTGACCGATCTTGCACTGCTGCAGCTTGATCTGGTCGCCTGCATCGCGCAGACGAGAGGTGAATCAATAGAAACGATCCATATCGGTTATCTCGTGCCTGAGAATAGAAAGGGGCAGGCATGGGACTTCATCGGTCCGCTTCCGGCCGATGAGCTGGAGGTCAATTTTACTGAGTTCATCACTGAGCTGGAGAACGAATTCTTAAGAGAGAGAGGAAGATACTACGCAACAAAGGGTGGCGAAGAGAGAACCATTCTTGTCGTAGTGGCCGCGCCGGGAAGACATAAGAATGTTGAAGAACGGATTCTGGAGTTGAAGGACCTTGCCCGTTCTGCAGGTCTTTCGGTAATCGACGTGGCGGTACAGCGACCGAAAGAGCTCGACCCGAAGCACCTCATCGGCAAAGGAAAGATGGAAGAGCTTGTTATCAAGGGTCAGCAGCTCGGCGCGGACGTTCTCATTTTTGACGAAGAGCTCTCTCCCAGCCAGCTGCGCAGCGTTTCAGAACTGACAGAGCTGAAGGTGCTCGACAGGAATCAGCTCATACTCGATATCTTTGCAGCAAGGGCCCGTACAAGCGAAGCAAAGATCCAGGTTGAACTGGCGCAGCTGAAATATATTCTTCCCCGCCTCGGGGAGAAAGAGACGGCCCTGTCGAGGCTCACGGGCGGCATCGGCGGACGTGGTCCCGGAGAAACCAAGCTCGAGGTGAACCGGCGTCGGACACGGGAGAGAATCGCTTCGCTGGAGAAGAAACTCGGGGAAATCAGAGGAGTGCGCCAGCGCAAGCGAGAGCGAAGAAAACGCAGCGAGATCCCGGTCGTCTCCATCGTGGGGTACACAAACTCAGGCAAGTCAACCCTGCTTAATCTGCTTACTAAAAGCAGGGTGGAGGTTGAGGACAAGCCCTTCAGCACGTTAACGCCTACGAGCCGGCTCATCAAATACCCGCACCCGAAGAACATCATCGTGACCGACACGGTTGGGTTCATAGAGGATCTGCCCAAGGTGCTGCTGCGTGCTTTTGTCGCGACCCTCGAAGAGCTGGACGATGCCACGCTTCTCTTACACCTGGTCGATATCAGCTCTCCCGATGTTGAGGAGCGGATCAATACCGTTGACCGGATACTTGCCGGGCTCAACTTGTCTGATAAAAGGAAGCTGCTTGTCTTTAACAAGATAGATAAGGTGGAGGATTCTTTTACCCGGATGATGGAAGTGCGCTACGGCGCTGCTTCCGTATCCAGTCTGACCGGCGAAGGCATCGATCAGCTCCTCCGCGCAATTGAAATGGAAGTCGACACGAGCTTATTCGCCCACAATGTGGTCCGGTAA